In Burkholderia pseudomultivorans, the DNA window GAAGAACAGGAACGACGCGTAGTTCCACGACAGCACGGTCGCGACGCTGAACAGGGCATACCAGAGCAGCGTTGCGAGAAACAGGCGCTTGCGGCCGTAGCGATCGGCGAGATAGCCGAACGCGATCGCACCGACCAGCATCCCGAACACCCAGATGCTGACCGCGAGCGAGCCTTGCGCGGCGCTCAGATGCCAGTGTGACTTGAGCACGCCGAACACGCTGCCGATGATGTTGGTTTCGAATGAATCGAGCGCCCAGCCGACGCCCAGCGCGACCAGCATCAGCGTGTGGAAGCGCGTCCACGGCAAGTTGTCGAGACGCGTGAGCGCGTCCGTTTCGATCGGTTGGGAGAGTTTCATGATGGGTTGCTCCTCGTCAGTGAAGCGCCCGCTCGGGCTGCTCCGGGCTGAAGTCGAAATGTGGAAAGCGCGCGCGCGTGCCGATGAAGTTGCGGCCGCGTGCGCCGTCGAAGGCGTGGTCCACGATCTGCGCCCATTCGTTCGCGTCGATTCCGTATGCGGCTGGATGGCGCGCGACGCCGAGCGCGTCGAGCAGCGTCGCGAGCTGCGCGGGCGCCGAATCCGTGTCGCCGAAGATCTCGCACAACGCGGCATCGCATGCGCCGTCGACACCGATCGCCGCCTGCATCACGGCAGGCAGGCAGAACGAGCACGCGATGCCGTGCGCGACCCCGCGTGTCAGCGTGATCGCGTAGGAAATGTTGTGCGCGAGTGCCGTATGCGTATTCGAGAACGCCAGCCCGGCGCGCAGCGCACCGAGCGCCATGTCGCTGCGCGCGTCGAGGTCGTCGAGATCCGCGTTCACGCGGCCCAGGCCGCGGATCAGCTCGCGCGCGGCGTGCACGGCGAGGCCGCGCGTGACAGGGTTCGCATGCACGTTCCAGATGCTTTCGAGCGCGTGCGACAACGCGTCGAGGCCGCTGGCGATTGTCGGCTGCATCGGCAGCCCGATCATCAGGCGCGGATCGACGATGACCGTCTCCGGGTAGAGATCGGGCCGCGACAGCGACAGCTTGCGTGCATTGTGCGGGTCCCACACGGTCGCCCAGTGCGTCACTTCGCTGCCGGTGCCGGCCGTGGTCGGGATGGCGAGGATCGGCAGCGCCGCGTGCACCGTCGAACTGTCGCCGGACAGGATGCGCAGCACGCGGTCGAAATCGCCGTGCTCGGCAGCCAGCACCTTCGCCGAATCGATCACGGAGCCGCCGCCGAGCGCGACCAGCACGTCGGGCTTGCGCGGCAATACCGCGAGCCGTTCGCACGCGCGCCTCAGCATTGGCACCGATGGATTCGCCTCGACGCAGTCGATGCGTGCGAGCGCGGGGCCGAGTTGCGCCTCGAGGCGATCCGCGAGCCGCGCGAACACGGCATCGGGATACGTGACGATC includes these proteins:
- the psrA gene encoding iron-containing alcohol dehydrogenase PsrA, with amino-acid sequence MSDWRFHNPVRIRFGIDSLADAPDALAGRSYAIVTYPDAVFARLADRLEAQLGPALARIDCVEANPSVPMLRRACERLAVLPRKPDVLVALGGGSVIDSAKVLAAEHGDFDRVLRILSGDSSTVHAALPILAIPTTAGTGSEVTHWATVWDPHNARKLSLSRPDLYPETVIVDPRLMIGLPMQPTIASGLDALSHALESIWNVHANPVTRGLAVHAARELIRGLGRVNADLDDLDARSDMALGALRAGLAFSNTHTALAHNISYAITLTRGVAHGIACSFCLPAVMQAAIGVDGACDAALCEIFGDTDSAPAQLATLLDALGVARHPAAYGIDANEWAQIVDHAFDGARGRNFIGTRARFPHFDFSPEQPERALH